The following coding sequences are from one Halobacteriovorax sp. JY17 window:
- a CDS encoding 4'-phosphopantetheinyl transferase superfamily protein, with translation MTLSQQEISKLFNSLKVVVIPSFEGEIPASILERYPSKKRVRDHYTSRLALIEALKSSKVKSYEDLKIENHHHLVSLPQFIVSLTHTNTLAAAVTTDQELIESVGIDLEARNREMKTGILKFFLREDDQIENPLELWCLKEAAFKALSPLYHEEKQLVLKDICIRNDGSFALDSKQGLSGYYQLRKEQGHYLALAIIVRTS, from the coding sequence ATGACGCTATCGCAACAAGAAATTTCAAAACTATTTAATTCCTTAAAAGTAGTAGTTATCCCTTCTTTTGAAGGAGAAATTCCAGCATCGATTCTAGAGCGTTACCCTTCCAAGAAGAGAGTTCGAGACCACTACACCTCAAGACTTGCTCTCATAGAAGCGCTAAAATCCTCCAAGGTCAAAAGCTATGAGGATCTTAAAATAGAGAATCATCATCACCTGGTGAGTCTTCCGCAGTTTATTGTCTCACTCACTCACACCAATACCTTGGCCGCAGCAGTGACAACAGATCAAGAGTTGATAGAGTCTGTCGGGATTGATCTCGAAGCAAGAAATAGAGAAATGAAAACAGGTATTTTGAAATTCTTTCTACGAGAAGATGATCAAATAGAGAATCCTCTAGAGCTTTGGTGCTTAAAGGAAGCGGCCTTCAAGGCACTCTCCCCTCTCTACCATGAAGAAAAACAACTTGTTCTAAAAGATATCTGCATAAGAAATGATGGAAGCTTTGCTCTTGATTCAAAGCAAGGCCTCAGTGGATACTATCAGCTTAGAAAAGAGCAAGGCCATTATCTGGCCCTTGCGATTATAGTAAGAACTTCTTAG
- a CDS encoding M24 family metallopeptidase: MRNTFFLEKEVIEQHLEQMSAYLKKNSIDAAYISSFDIFMNEYVPMQESLRYYFSGFSGSVAEVLLLSNGSCHLFVDGRYHEQADIEVKAQGVIVEKCPFGKSLIDATLEKIESLNIKTLWIDGDRTPLGHFDAFKEIVESVEVGNTKIVQNFISFQAFSKEVTLERIKKLKSPKEKVKSLLKEGEAIWLNSLDSISWITNLRGYGLPFQSSFMARCFVTRESIELAIPNHYLLDFDDDFINFHKCSIDTFSKTLEKNPSVQKVYYDPALINITDYNFLSEKFGKDNLCALVNGIIPTHALKSEKEMDYINAAFESGDRAILNSLNWLKESFHSGEKVSELSFYHKATEFYSLEGAKGHSFGTIAGFGANSSIIHYSSPSDKKFATDGEIALMDSGAYFEGGFATDTTRTIFLGKGEASAKQKLIYTLVLKGLLNAQSAVFPEGTWGSHIDALARTPILRGGFNYAHGTGHGVGVNVHEGGLRFSPTSSIPLKEGNLGSIEPGIYLPGFGGVRLENIATVIKHPTIEGMLTFKPVVYIGFDHALINKDLMNQEEIQWLNEYEAECEKRGTLFS, encoded by the coding sequence TTGAGAAATACGTTTTTTTTAGAAAAAGAGGTTATTGAGCAGCACTTAGAGCAGATGAGCGCTTATCTAAAGAAGAATTCTATAGATGCTGCCTATATTTCGAGCTTTGATATATTTATGAATGAGTATGTTCCAATGCAGGAGAGTCTACGTTATTACTTTTCTGGATTTTCAGGCTCAGTTGCTGAAGTTCTCCTTCTGTCTAATGGAAGTTGTCATCTCTTTGTCGATGGTCGTTATCATGAACAAGCGGATATCGAAGTGAAGGCCCAAGGGGTTATTGTTGAGAAGTGTCCTTTTGGAAAATCTCTTATAGATGCGACTTTAGAGAAAATAGAATCTTTAAATATTAAAACATTGTGGATTGATGGAGATAGAACTCCACTTGGTCACTTCGATGCATTTAAAGAAATTGTTGAATCAGTTGAAGTTGGAAATACTAAGATTGTTCAAAACTTTATCTCTTTCCAAGCTTTTTCTAAAGAGGTAACTTTGGAAAGAATAAAGAAGTTAAAATCTCCAAAAGAAAAAGTGAAATCTCTTTTAAAAGAAGGCGAGGCCATTTGGTTAAATTCATTAGATTCTATTTCTTGGATTACTAATCTTAGGGGTTATGGTCTTCCGTTTCAAAGTAGCTTCATGGCAAGATGCTTTGTCACAAGAGAGAGCATTGAACTTGCTATTCCAAATCATTATCTTCTAGATTTTGATGATGATTTCATTAACTTTCATAAGTGCTCAATTGATACTTTTTCAAAAACATTAGAGAAAAATCCTTCAGTTCAAAAAGTCTACTATGACCCAGCTCTAATTAATATTACAGACTATAACTTTCTAAGTGAGAAATTTGGAAAGGATAATCTTTGCGCACTTGTTAATGGGATTATTCCAACTCACGCTCTTAAATCAGAAAAGGAAATGGATTATATTAATGCGGCCTTTGAATCTGGAGATAGAGCGATTTTAAATTCTCTTAATTGGTTGAAGGAATCATTTCATAGTGGTGAAAAAGTTTCAGAACTTTCTTTCTACCATAAAGCGACAGAATTTTATTCTTTAGAAGGAGCGAAGGGGCATAGCTTTGGGACAATTGCTGGTTTCGGGGCGAACTCTTCTATTATTCATTATTCAAGTCCATCAGATAAGAAGTTTGCGACAGATGGAGAGATTGCACTAATGGACTCAGGAGCTTACTTTGAGGGTGGCTTTGCAACAGATACGACGCGAACAATCTTTCTTGGAAAAGGTGAAGCTAGCGCCAAGCAGAAACTTATTTATACTCTTGTCCTAAAAGGACTTCTTAATGCTCAAAGTGCTGTATTCCCAGAGGGAACATGGGGCTCTCACATTGACGCTCTTGCAAGAACTCCTATTCTCAGAGGTGGATTTAACTACGCACACGGAACAGGTCACGGTGTAGGAGTTAATGTTCACGAAGGTGGACTTCGTTTCTCTCCGACAAGTTCAATTCCACTTAAAGAAGGAAACTTAGGTTCGATAGAGCCAGGTATTTATCTCCCTGGATTTGGTGGAGTGAGACTTGAGAATATTGCTACAGTAATTAAGCATCCTACGATTGAAGGAATGCTTACTTTTAAACCAGTTGTCTATATTGGTTTTGATCATGCTCTAATAAATAAAGACCTTATGAATCAAGAAGAGATTCAGTGGCTAAATGAATACGAAGCTGAATGTGAGAAGAGAGGAACACTCTTCTCTTAA
- a CDS encoding methyltransferase, which translates to MNYKEHFNRLTEFLTPYEPLWNREILENYPETMTVYRQSWLDDLAKLSKEELWKFDCFGQTDKLENTSLIKMMESLKELTKLDFFTYSKEREFPDWAFRKVKEKKRHEITLITAFINDLEKKSPHSHTIDIGGGVGHLARVLAHYYGIRTKSIDINKEFQEIGEKRSKAFPLPDGASDLEFIHMNFLGESDAKKMKSVFTGDSLTLGLHTCGTLANSIIETHIRMRTKSLLNFGCCYLKMNPDDDTNLSSYSKENKNLDLSRWALTLASRGYTSMDFKQYLLKERVKSFRYSLQLLLNEIHGGPNFISVGDSHSREYWGEFSDYAAKKLSALDINHTYQLEELQNFYESTETQGKVKEMYLGNILRWQFGRALEHYILTDRCLVLEEAGFKVQMKELFNESLSPRNIGIFSTLS; encoded by the coding sequence TTGAACTATAAAGAGCACTTTAATAGATTAACCGAATTTCTAACTCCCTACGAGCCCCTTTGGAATAGAGAGATTCTAGAAAATTATCCAGAAACTATGACTGTTTACCGGCAATCATGGTTAGATGATCTTGCAAAGCTCTCTAAAGAAGAGTTATGGAAGTTTGATTGTTTTGGGCAGACTGATAAATTAGAAAATACCTCACTAATTAAAATGATGGAGTCTTTAAAGGAGTTAACAAAGCTCGACTTCTTTACCTACTCAAAGGAGAGAGAATTTCCAGACTGGGCCTTTAGAAAAGTCAAAGAAAAGAAGAGACATGAGATCACTCTCATAACAGCTTTTATTAATGATCTAGAAAAGAAATCCCCTCATTCTCATACTATAGATATTGGAGGCGGCGTCGGCCATCTAGCGAGAGTTCTCGCTCACTACTACGGCATACGAACTAAGAGCATAGATATCAATAAAGAATTTCAAGAAATTGGAGAGAAGAGATCAAAGGCTTTTCCACTTCCTGACGGAGCAAGTGATCTAGAGTTTATCCACATGAATTTTCTAGGAGAAAGTGACGCTAAGAAAATGAAGAGCGTCTTTACTGGAGACTCCCTAACTCTTGGTCTTCACACCTGTGGAACTCTTGCCAATTCTATTATTGAAACTCATATAAGAATGCGAACAAAGTCTCTTTTAAATTTTGGGTGTTGTTATCTAAAAATGAACCCTGACGATGATACCAATCTTTCAAGTTATTCAAAAGAAAATAAAAACTTAGACCTCTCAAGATGGGCACTAACATTAGCCTCTAGAGGTTACACCAGTATGGACTTCAAACAATATCTTCTAAAAGAGAGAGTTAAATCCTTTCGGTACTCGCTGCAACTTCTCTTAAATGAAATTCACGGTGGCCCTAATTTTATCTCGGTTGGCGATTCTCATTCAAGAGAATACTGGGGTGAATTCTCAGACTACGCTGCCAAGAAATTATCAGCTCTAGATATTAATCATACCTATCAATTGGAAGAGCTTCAAAACTTCTATGAGAGTACAGAGACTCAAGGAAAAGTTAAAGAGATGTATCTTGGAAATATTTTACGTTGGCAATTTGGACGAGCATTAGAGCATTATATTTTAACTGATAGATGTCTTGTACTAGAAGAAGCAGGATTTAAAGTCCAGATGAAGGAACTCTTTAACGAGTCCCTCTCACCTAGAAATATTGGAATTTTTTCGACTCTATCTTAG
- the murD gene encoding UDP-N-acetylmuramoyl-L-alanine--D-glutamate ligase: MSLQGKKIAVIGMGISGIASARLASALGASILVVNSGNIEDWSHKVKGISNCTPVSQSDPTLGDRLSEVSFIVLSPGIARESEFLKDALLKGISIISEIEFAYGHLNLEATKIISVTGTNGKTTTVTLLDILARGAGRSVFLGGNIGTPLATYALEILLEKRKSADLVILELSSFQLESMKTFKSDVAAILNISANHGERYESVRDYALAKFHIADRMRPENCVFIGDLDGFESDFTPECKTTFLASPKSIEEFGSELKGKFHLIGEHNLSNLNFAKILLESVGVNWKEGISTLADFHGVQYRLQKRSARVGIEVFNDAKSTNWEATITALKAAVFSFSNSKVHLILGGQLRGHGDELEGKLDNFKDSITTLYLFGESGKSLLSEASAKFKCEYYKNLEEVIKRIKEVEEDGVVLFSPAFPSFDLYDNYVKRGEHFDELVSEYLGS; encoded by the coding sequence TTGTCTTTACAGGGTAAGAAAATAGCAGTTATTGGTATGGGAATTTCTGGAATTGCTAGCGCTAGGCTAGCGAGTGCTCTAGGAGCTTCTATATTGGTCGTAAATAGTGGAAATATTGAAGATTGGTCCCATAAAGTGAAAGGTATTTCCAATTGCACTCCCGTCTCTCAAAGTGATCCAACTCTTGGGGATAGATTAAGCGAAGTCTCTTTTATTGTTCTCTCTCCCGGAATTGCGAGAGAGAGTGAATTCTTAAAGGATGCTCTTCTTAAGGGAATCTCTATAATTTCAGAAATAGAATTCGCTTATGGGCACTTAAATTTAGAGGCCACTAAGATTATTTCTGTCACAGGAACAAACGGAAAGACAACGACTGTAACACTGCTAGATATACTGGCCAGGGGAGCAGGAAGAAGCGTCTTTCTTGGTGGGAATATTGGAACTCCTCTAGCTACTTATGCATTAGAAATTCTTTTAGAAAAAAGAAAAAGCGCAGACCTCGTTATTTTAGAACTCTCTAGCTTTCAATTAGAGAGTATGAAAACTTTTAAGTCGGATGTTGCCGCCATTTTAAATATTTCTGCTAATCACGGTGAAAGATACGAGAGTGTAAGAGATTACGCTCTTGCAAAATTTCACATTGCAGATCGAATGAGACCTGAAAATTGTGTCTTCATTGGTGACCTTGATGGTTTTGAAAGTGACTTTACTCCTGAGTGCAAGACTACTTTCTTGGCGAGTCCAAAGAGTATTGAAGAATTTGGAAGTGAGCTTAAGGGAAAATTTCATCTCATCGGTGAGCATAACTTGAGTAATTTAAATTTTGCAAAAATCTTACTTGAGTCGGTAGGAGTTAATTGGAAAGAGGGAATATCTACACTGGCCGACTTTCATGGCGTGCAGTATCGTCTCCAAAAGAGGTCAGCTAGAGTCGGAATTGAAGTCTTTAACGATGCTAAGAGTACAAATTGGGAAGCGACAATTACAGCTCTAAAGGCAGCAGTATTCTCTTTTTCAAATTCTAAAGTTCATCTGATCTTAGGCGGGCAACTACGAGGCCACGGAGATGAGCTAGAAGGAAAGCTTGATAACTTTAAAGATAGTATTACAACTCTCTATCTCTTTGGAGAATCGGGAAAGAGCTTACTTTCAGAAGCCTCAGCTAAATTTAAGTGCGAGTACTATAAGAATTTAGAAGAAGTTATAAAAAGAATTAAAGAAGTCGAAGAGGATGGAGTGGTATTATTCTCGCCGGCTTTTCCTTCTTTTGATTTATATGATAATTATGTGAAGAGGGGCGAGCATTTTGATGAGCTCGTTAGCGAATATCTTGGATCTTAA
- a CDS encoding glutamine synthetase III, which translates to MPSKYSRLEAKKFAVNRSSRIFERPLDINGNLQKVSEYYGESVFHYLTAPGIPESIKDELLAVSTSGTALKKEHADIVAKAVTEWATQKGATHFCHWFQPLTGSTAEKHDAFLDLDGETPIEKLSAGQLMQGEPDASSFPNGGSRSTFEARGYTSWDLSSPMFLIDGVNGKTLCIPTAFVSYHGDALDMKTPLLRSVTNLNEVATKFMNMIGFSNTKKVTVTCGAEQEYFLIDKAFYFARPDLVMTGRTLMGSLSHKNQQLDDHYFGRIPERVLSCMEEIDFKLHKLGIPAKTRHNEVAPGQFELAQIFREANVSADNNQLVMAVIKEVAEKHNFIALLHEKPFAGINGSGKHINWSMATDDGMNLLEPGVNPEKNLKFLAVTSIVIEAVHRRAKLLRMAIASQGNDHRLGANEAPPSIISVFTGSNLEKIFEAIKNGETVTEEGKVILDLGANQLANLMMDNTDRNRTSPFAFTGNKFEFRAVGSSQSISFPLSILNAAVTEVFEESIAFLEKEIKATSVETALMNLTQKWLKSSWNVIFNGDGYSQEWVKEAEKRGLPNLKNTADALPALLDQEQTKYMVEKGIFRRNELDMRYNVLVESYNTLREIEFQTQMDIVKKNVLPATLEYKRILGKVIKQQKDIGLESSVEVELYKKLNFTVESLYANLSNLSNACEALNGDAAKNSFEIANNIFPLSQALGVSCNQVEDLIPNDLWQLPTYYEMLFLR; encoded by the coding sequence ATGCCATCCAAGTATTCAAGATTAGAAGCGAAGAAATTTGCGGTAAATCGTAGCTCAAGAATTTTCGAAAGACCTTTAGATATTAATGGAAATTTACAAAAAGTGAGCGAGTATTATGGAGAGAGTGTTTTTCACTACCTAACTGCTCCAGGAATTCCTGAATCAATTAAAGATGAACTACTGGCCGTTTCAACTTCTGGAACTGCTTTAAAAAAAGAACATGCAGATATTGTTGCTAAGGCCGTTACGGAATGGGCCACTCAGAAAGGGGCCACACACTTTTGTCACTGGTTTCAGCCTCTAACTGGTTCTACTGCTGAAAAGCACGATGCCTTCTTAGATCTTGACGGTGAAACTCCCATTGAAAAACTCTCTGCTGGTCAGCTTATGCAAGGTGAGCCAGATGCTTCTTCTTTTCCAAATGGTGGATCGAGATCTACCTTTGAAGCGAGAGGTTATACATCGTGGGACCTTTCTTCCCCAATGTTCTTAATTGATGGAGTAAATGGAAAAACTCTTTGTATACCTACAGCTTTTGTTTCTTATCATGGTGATGCTCTCGATATGAAGACGCCACTTCTTAGATCAGTGACTAACTTAAATGAAGTCGCGACTAAGTTTATGAATATGATTGGTTTTTCAAATACCAAGAAAGTCACTGTGACTTGTGGAGCAGAGCAAGAGTACTTCTTAATTGATAAGGCCTTTTACTTTGCAAGACCAGACCTTGTAATGACTGGAAGAACTCTAATGGGTTCTCTCTCTCATAAGAATCAGCAATTAGATGATCACTACTTTGGAAGAATTCCTGAGAGAGTCCTCTCATGTATGGAAGAAATTGATTTTAAATTACATAAACTAGGAATTCCTGCTAAGACTAGGCATAACGAAGTTGCGCCGGGGCAATTTGAACTCGCTCAAATTTTTAGAGAGGCGAATGTCTCGGCAGATAATAATCAACTTGTTATGGCAGTGATTAAAGAAGTTGCTGAAAAGCATAATTTTATTGCTCTTCTTCATGAGAAACCTTTTGCTGGAATTAACGGTTCAGGAAAACATATCAACTGGTCAATGGCCACTGACGATGGAATGAACCTCTTAGAGCCAGGTGTGAATCCTGAGAAGAATTTAAAATTTCTAGCTGTCACTTCTATTGTTATTGAAGCCGTTCATAGAAGAGCGAAACTTCTTCGCATGGCAATTGCTTCACAGGGGAATGATCATCGTCTTGGCGCTAATGAGGCTCCTCCGTCAATTATCTCTGTTTTTACAGGTTCTAATCTTGAAAAAATATTTGAGGCGATTAAAAATGGTGAAACTGTTACTGAGGAAGGGAAAGTTATTCTTGATCTTGGTGCAAATCAGCTTGCTAATCTAATGATGGATAATACGGATAGAAATAGAACTTCTCCTTTTGCCTTTACAGGAAATAAATTTGAATTTAGAGCAGTAGGTTCTTCTCAGTCGATTAGTTTTCCACTGAGTATTTTAAATGCAGCAGTTACTGAAGTGTTCGAAGAATCAATTGCATTTCTTGAAAAAGAAATTAAGGCCACCTCGGTTGAAACAGCTCTCATGAACTTAACCCAGAAATGGCTTAAGAGTTCATGGAATGTTATTTTCAATGGAGATGGATATTCACAGGAGTGGGTAAAGGAAGCTGAAAAACGTGGACTTCCAAACTTAAAGAATACTGCTGATGCACTTCCCGCTCTCTTAGATCAAGAACAAACTAAGTACATGGTTGAGAAAGGAATATTCAGAAGAAATGAACTAGATATGAGATATAACGTACTTGTGGAAAGTTATAACACTCTTCGAGAGATTGAATTTCAGACGCAAATGGATATTGTCAAAAAGAATGTTCTTCCTGCGACGTTAGAGTACAAGAGAATTCTTGGAAAAGTCATTAAGCAACAAAAAGATATTGGCCTAGAGTCTTCAGTGGAGGTTGAGCTTTATAAGAAACTTAACTTTACTGTGGAGAGCCTCTATGCAAATTTATCAAATCTCTCAAATGCGTGTGAGGCCCTAAATGGTGATGCCGCTAAGAATTCATTTGAAATTGCAAATAATATCTTTCCTCTATCACAAGCTCTAGGAGTTTCGTGTAATCAAGTGGAAGACTTAATTCCAAATGATCTATGGCAATTGCCAACTTATTACGAAATGCTCTTTCTAAGATAG
- a CDS encoding PDZ domain-containing protein gives MKLHYKLKIESPKTHYLTVTINGKRESKDSKLSFFIPSWSPGSYLMREYGKHIQNFKALNSGGEFYQYSQVDKGIYEVDFGVSEVKGDRENFEISYDVFCHELTVRTSHIDESHAFLHGPTIFMGVLGKDILDPEVEVQFPPLWSKLTTGLKDISTKREVFLYTADNYDDLIDTPIEIGCQETDGFRVEGIDHELCWFGSPMKHDHNLKADIKTIVEHIAKTMGEIPYEKYTFITHFAPNLFGGLEHKNSTALQYCSRAMVDRKGYTDWLELVAHEYFHTWNVKRIRPKELGPFDYLTEAKTRMHWLTEGLTSFMDQLFVYRCGLTTLEEYLEKTAATLNRYFSIPGRKFHSLEDSSLNSWIKLYRPDENSNNSSISYYLKGGLVFFALNVHLIKEGKNINDLLDLLWKRYKANPEVGMEDHEVYSMIEDLTNKKVSDIFSNMITSTEEIDFEALLKEMAVEVEYTDPKTTSLGITTSSSGDRIIIKSVTLDSPAHKYGLNAGDEIIAIDGMRILNSEFQKYDKFLSLNKTYNFCVSRLGYLTDVKVLMDKGPRVIKSLKSLDEDKTKKFLL, from the coding sequence ATGAAACTGCATTATAAGCTAAAAATTGAAAGCCCTAAAACTCACTACTTAACGGTTACAATCAACGGGAAGAGAGAGTCTAAAGATTCTAAATTATCTTTCTTTATTCCATCTTGGTCTCCTGGGTCATATCTTATGCGTGAGTATGGAAAACATATTCAAAACTTTAAGGCACTGAATTCAGGTGGAGAGTTCTATCAATACTCACAAGTTGATAAAGGTATTTATGAAGTGGATTTTGGAGTTTCAGAAGTAAAAGGTGACCGCGAAAATTTTGAAATTAGCTATGATGTTTTCTGTCACGAATTAACAGTTAGAACTTCTCATATTGACGAGAGTCATGCCTTCTTACATGGCCCAACTATTTTCATGGGAGTACTTGGAAAAGATATTCTAGACCCGGAGGTTGAAGTTCAATTTCCTCCTCTTTGGTCAAAGTTAACAACAGGACTAAAAGATATTTCAACTAAGAGAGAAGTCTTTCTCTACACAGCAGATAATTACGACGACTTAATCGACACTCCTATTGAAATTGGTTGTCAAGAAACTGATGGCTTTAGAGTCGAGGGAATTGATCACGAACTCTGTTGGTTTGGAAGCCCAATGAAGCACGATCATAACTTGAAAGCAGATATCAAAACCATCGTTGAGCATATTGCTAAAACCATGGGAGAGATTCCTTATGAGAAGTATACTTTTATTACTCACTTTGCGCCAAACCTCTTCGGAGGATTAGAGCATAAGAATTCAACTGCGCTTCAATATTGTTCAAGAGCAATGGTAGATAGAAAAGGCTATACGGATTGGTTAGAGCTTGTGGCCCACGAGTACTTTCATACTTGGAATGTGAAGAGAATTCGTCCAAAAGAACTTGGACCTTTTGATTATTTAACTGAAGCGAAGACTCGTATGCATTGGTTAACAGAAGGGCTTACAAGTTTTATGGACCAGCTCTTTGTTTATAGATGTGGTCTCACAACTCTTGAAGAGTACTTAGAAAAAACAGCAGCAACACTTAATAGGTATTTCTCTATTCCAGGAAGAAAGTTTCACTCTCTCGAAGATAGTTCATTAAACTCTTGGATTAAACTTTATAGACCAGATGAGAATTCAAATAATTCTTCTATTTCTTATTATCTAAAAGGTGGACTTGTTTTCTTCGCACTCAATGTTCACCTTATTAAGGAAGGTAAGAATATCAATGATCTCCTAGATCTACTTTGGAAGAGGTATAAGGCGAATCCAGAGGTGGGAATGGAAGATCATGAAGTATATTCAATGATCGAAGATCTTACGAATAAGAAAGTGAGTGATATTTTCTCAAATATGATTACTTCCACTGAAGAAATTGATTTTGAAGCGCTCCTAAAAGAAATGGCGGTTGAAGTTGAATACACAGATCCTAAGACAACGTCTCTTGGTATCACGACATCTTCATCTGGAGATAGAATTATTATCAAATCAGTAACTCTTGATAGTCCGGCCCATAAGTATGGTTTAAACGCAGGAGATGAAATTATTGCAATTGATGGAATGAGAATCTTAAATTCAGAATTTCAAAAGTACGATAAATTTCTATCCTTGAATAAGACTTATAATTTCTGCGTTTCTAGACTTGGTTACTTAACTGACGTGAAAGTTCTAATGGATAAAGGTCCTAGGGTAATTAAATCACTGAAGAGTTTAGACGAAGATAAGACTAAGAAGTTCTTACTATAA
- a CDS encoding LysR family transcriptional regulator, whose protein sequence is MDYRYLKAFLFTAEFASFSKAAEQLKIAQSAVSRQIKLLEESLDEELIMRSSKKVLLTNKGKELFLVAKQFDEMTSDIFQKEDKKALKIGILNGLLKNWFTPHLTKYCKKYSRDLSIHIEDQPQLKSGIEDGRYDITFSTDNLQSELVSSLKLFHEKLVLISKEEVNLSSLHLHRWIVFSDGDNLYKISKRPSDSITTVDSIETILTLVKNGLGIAVVPDHVLKKNESLNIYNIKSLPNSDIYMTTLNYKQMPAHINELTSIVTAK, encoded by the coding sequence ATGGATTATAGATACTTAAAAGCATTTCTTTTCACAGCAGAATTTGCCAGCTTCTCCAAAGCGGCAGAGCAATTAAAAATTGCTCAATCTGCTGTCAGTAGACAAATCAAGCTCCTAGAAGAATCTCTCGATGAAGAATTAATTATGAGATCATCTAAGAAAGTTCTCTTAACCAATAAAGGAAAAGAACTCTTTCTAGTAGCAAAGCAATTTGATGAAATGACTTCAGATATCTTTCAAAAAGAAGATAAGAAGGCCCTTAAAATAGGTATTTTAAATGGTCTCCTAAAGAATTGGTTCACCCCCCATTTAACTAAGTATTGTAAGAAGTATTCAAGAGATCTCTCGATTCATATTGAAGATCAACCTCAACTGAAATCAGGAATTGAAGATGGTCGCTACGACATCACATTCTCAACTGATAACTTACAATCAGAACTCGTCTCTTCACTAAAACTCTTCCATGAAAAACTTGTTCTCATTTCAAAAGAAGAAGTAAACTTATCCTCACTTCATCTACATAGATGGATTGTTTTTAGTGATGGAGATAATCTCTACAAGATAAGTAAGAGACCAAGTGATTCTATTACAACTGTTGATTCGATTGAGACTATTTTAACTCTAGTAAAGAATGGACTTGGTATTGCTGTTGTTCCAGATCATGTTCTAAAGAAGAATGAGAGTTTAAATATTTACAATATAAAATCTCTTCCAAACTCTGATATTTATATGACGACTTTAAACTACAAGCAGATGCCGGCCCATATTAATGAACTGACATCTATTGTGACAGCGAAGTAG
- a CDS encoding FliG C-terminal domain-containing protein yields MLFKGGVKEAAKMLSALSISERERILGDIAKKDPRMAELLKQSLVVFEDLIFITTKMLVELLREIEIRDLALGLRVASKELRVHILESVSRSIREEIEETLNGKPRPVSEVEESVEKVMQVVRRKVERGELILSNSSETMV; encoded by the coding sequence ATGCTCTTTAAAGGTGGAGTAAAGGAAGCGGCCAAAATGCTCTCCGCTCTCTCAATTTCTGAGAGGGAGAGAATTCTTGGAGATATTGCTAAGAAAGATCCCCGAATGGCAGAACTTCTAAAACAGAGTCTCGTTGTCTTTGAAGATTTGATTTTCATCACTACCAAAATGCTTGTAGAGCTTCTTAGAGAAATTGAAATAAGAGACTTGGCCCTAGGGCTTAGAGTTGCTTCTAAAGAGCTTCGAGTACATATCTTAGAAAGTGTCTCAAGATCTATTCGAGAAGAAATTGAGGAAACTCTAAATGGTAAACCGCGTCCAGTCTCTGAAGTTGAAGAGAGTGTCGAGAAAGTCATGCAGGTCGTTAGAAGAAAAGTTGAAAGAGGAGAGTTAATTCTTTCAAATTCATCTGAAACCATGGTCTAA